A genome region from Babesia bigemina genome assembly Bbig001, chromosome : I includes the following:
- a CDS encoding DNA mismatch repair protein, putative yields the protein MRCLLLRALLAARPGFQCGGRHGAFLCAKRGFSAERPVDRGNGTLETHLSGLANAQARQIVAQIAQKNQHLRTSKPAVLTEALELAKAEHPNCVIVTRCGEYYEVHGTDVALCIEYCGLQPTGVTPHLEIPPDRLPHAIEALRRRGIGMAIYDYVTALESEHEDDERLVLRKSLVFSHEAQPTDGHVTHDRQSTDSNFTGSALGVAHNRSGYSVSVIDPVKRTVEVRDRLTFASALSLLQTDDCRVVIFQNGNTHVKKLLSQVSTAIHYEPLQGHNSTKAFHDAACRSIKMRLEMRGSFRVINTATSHMERIPLDLETASVLGLGDGGGTGTGNTNGLHLQMLPGNAPVYMKRYMRFMLAQPPPAEVAEDVRYVIGKLAQMQVPLVDARPVSPFKVRSLISQQRVDVTTLRDIEEALKGFTYYAKTLAPGISKRVNAIAIVDLKLNYKLAELLSDAERCLQIIDSAMSFPHEIDHVEPTGMDAIDSLFRRSESCMKSVKQHLLLRDRKQVDEAAFQLLKAIAEEYMTVPQFEDPNGNSVANRGSLTACIRKHLESKADSIPNLVVNDHFVLLNAITDTPDHTILQTTETVVGNKRVRGYTSRRVTDELRNYRNKCAIAEANANQTLRHIVRSLAPHTQSIVICSHFLVVVQTLAGHAGMAVPKGWTVPSSPSTGELLLKKFTPAFLPHDDVIPLSLKLNGTHVLLGPNNSGRSTLIASVLGACICAQSGLYLPCASGSKVPKFTNIVYNSPLRYSGTGDVSPFEYNINAIEHVIAKADNRSLVLIDDLGAHLDALQATAFVAVVVQRLAQTGCTSIIATNVGSDFRGHVSNAHFSSIVTSNGNMLLSEARCLATPLKHAFENSAFLGQIQQEMDRYVNQSSSEIPAVNSHRYGRPNIDTSAVSQKKRACFEDLIREMPSALRDAADILCAAFEELSTSSIRSAVVHIAAGCMPPPILSNVPVTYAIIVPLTPTGKSHETELDTHADACFAEGEFSAAVYVGETGNLDVRLKAHRSKPLSTVDEYMGKTYMNHEPEMTAYLQAKSGLSPEKSSQLLNWQASHVLAAKMNTRSDAKVTERKLIKRLYNHQNKLVLLSQRDGVYREMSAVD from the exons ATGCGAtgcctgctgctgcgcgcTCTGCTGGCCGCACGGCCGGGCTTCCAGTGCGGTGGAAGGCACGGGGCCTTCCTCTGTGCTAAACGCGGCTTTTCCGCCGAACGGCCCGTAGATAGAGGAAATGGCACATTGGAAACCCATCTAAGCGGTCTTGCGAATGCGCAGGCGCGGCAAATAGTGGCTCAGATTGCGCAGAAGAACCAACATCTCAGGACGTCCAAACCGGCTGTCCTCACCGAAGCGCTAGAGCTTGCAAAAGCTGAGCACCCAAATTGTGTCATAGTGACGCGGTGCGGCGAATATTACGAAGTACATGGCACGGATGTCGCTCTGTGTATCGAGTACTGCGGCCTCCAGCCGACAGGAGTTACTCCGCACCTCGAAATACCACCTGACAGGTTGCCGCATGCCATTGAAGCACTTCGGCGCCGTGGCATCGGCATGGCGATATACGATTATGTCACCGCATTGGAGTCGGAGCACGAAGATGATGAGCGTTTGGTGCTGCGAAAGTCGCTCGTGTTTTCCCATGAAGCGCAACCAACGGACGGTCACGTGACACATGACCGTCAGAGCACTGATTCGAATTTCACTGGCTCTGCGTTGGGAGTGGCACACAACAGGTCGGGATATAGCGTGTCGGTTATAGATCCGGTGAAGCGCACGGTCGAGGTCAGGGATCGGCTAACCTTTGCATCAGCGCTGTCGCTGCTCCAGACAGATGACTGCCGGGTGGTCATCTTCCAAAATGGGAACACGCACGTCAAAAAGCTGCTATCACAAGTCTCTACTGCGATACACTATGAGCCCTTGCAG GGGCATAACAGCACCAAGGCCTTCCACGACGCTGCGTGCCGCAGCATTAAAATGAGGCTGGAGATGCGTGGCAGCTTCAGAGTCATAAACACGGCAACTTCTCATATGGAACGTATTCCCCTTGATCTCGAGACCGCCTCCGTATTGGGGCTGGGTGACGGCGGCGGGACGGGCACTGGCAACACCAACGGACTGCACCTCCAGATGCTACCGGGGAATGCGCCCGTTTACATGAAGCGCTACATGAGGTTCATGcttgcgcagccgccgccggcagaaGTGGCCGAAGACGTGAGGTACGTCATAGGCAAGCTAGCACAGATGCAGGTACCCCTTGTTGACGCCAGGCCGGTGTCACCGTTTAAAGTCAGGTCCCTAATATCGCAGCAAAGG GTAGACGTGACTACCCTGCGCGATATCGAGGAGGCCCTCAAGGGGTTCACGTATTATGCGAAGACACTCGCTCCGGGTATATCGAAGCGGGTGAACGCGATAGCCATTGTGGATCTCAAGCTGAATTACAAGCTCGCGGAACTGCTGTCGGATGCGGAACGTTGTTTGCAAATCATCGATTCCGCCATGTCATTCCCACATGAAATCGATCATGTGGAACCTACGGGCATGGACGCCATAGACAGCCTTTTCAGGCGATCA GAATCGTGCATGAAATCCGTCAAACAACACCTCCTGTTGCGGGACCGCAAGCAGGTGGACGAAGCTGCCTTTCAACTCCTGAAGGCAATTGCCGAAGAATACATGACAGTTCCGCAATTCGAGGATCCAAACGGCAATTCAGTGGCGAATAGGGGCTCTTTGACCGCCTGTATACGGAAACACTTGGAAAGCAAGGCAGACAGCATCCCGAACCTAGTCGTGAACGACCACTTCGTGCTTCTCAATGCCATCACTGACACGCCGGATCACACCATACTGCAGACGACAGAG ACTGTCGTCGGCAATAAGCGAGTCAGAGGGTACACGAGTAGGCGCGTGACTGACGAATTACGCAATTATCGCAACAAATGTGCCATTGCAGAGGCCAATGCCAATCAGACGCTCAGGCACATTGTTCGATCTCTAGCGCCTCACACGCAAAGTATCGTGATATGCTCGCACTTCCTGGTTGTCGTTCAGACGCTGGCAGGGCACGCGGGCATGGCGGTGCCGAAAGGATGGACTGTACCGAGCTCCCCGAGCACGGGAGAGCTGTTATTGAAGAAATTCACGCCGGCATTCCTGCCTCATGACGACGTGATTCCCTTATCATTAAAGCTCAACGGGACGCATGTTTTACTGGGACCTAACAACTCAGGCCGGAGCACTCTCATCGCATCAGTTTTGGGGGCCTGCATATGCGCCCAAAGCG GTTTGTATCTGCCGTGCGCTAGCGGGTCAAAGGTGCCGAAGTTCACGAACATCGTCTATAATTCGCCCCTGAGGTACAGTGGCACCGGGGACGTGTCGCCGTTCGAGTACAACATCAACGCCATCGAGCACGTCATCGCAAAGGCTGACAACCGCAGCTTGGTGCTCATAGACGACTTGGGCGCGCATCTGGATGCATTGCAAGCAACAG CCTTCGTTGCCGTTGTCGTACAACGGTTGGCACAGACGGGCTGCACCTCCATCATTGCCACCAACGTTGGATCGGACTTCCGAGGGCATGTATCGAATGCGCATTTCAGTAGCATTGTCACGAGCAACGGGAACATGTTGCTCAGTGAGGCACGGTGTTTAGCCACCCCGTTGAAACACGCGTTCGAGAATAGTGCCTTCCTCGGACAGATCCAGCAAGAAATGGACAGATACGTGAACCAGTCAAGTTCAGAAATACCGGCTGTGAATTCACACCGATATGGGCGCCCCAACATCGACACCTCGGCAGTGTCGCAAAAAAAACGCGCATGCTTCGAAGATCTTATAAGAGAGATGCCATCTGCGCTGCGAGACGCCGCAGATATACTCTGCGCGGCGTTTGAGGAACTGTCTACCAGCTCTATCAGAAGTGCGGTGGTCCACATAGCAGCGGGCTGCATGCCGCCGCCCATTCTCAGTAACGTGCCCGTGACATATGCTATCATCGTGCCTTTAACACCGACGGGGAAAAGTCACGAAACAGAGTTGGATACGCATGCCGATGCGTGCTTTGCCGAGGGAGAGTTTAgtgcggcagtgtacgtggGAGAGACTGGAAACCTGGACGTCAGGTTGAAAGCGCACAGATCGAAACCCCTGTCGACGGTTGATGAGTACATGGGCAAGACGTACATGAACCATGAGCCCGAAATGACTGCATACCTGCAGGCAAAGAGCGGTCTCTCGCCCGAGAAATCTTCGCAGTTACTCAATTGGCAGGCCTCTCACGTGTTGGCGGCGAAGATGAACACCAGAAGTGATGCGAAGGTGACCGAACGCAAACTTATTAAAAGGCTATACAACCACCAAAACAAGCTGGTGCTTCTCTCCCAACGCGACGGAGTGTATCGGGAAATGTCGGCAGTTGACTAA
- a CDS encoding ribonucleoside-diphosphate reductase small subunit, putative, which yields MARDAECEQLSKRMKELEADEFLLVEDETRTTLFPIRYPQFWEWYKKAQASFWTAEEIDMSSDMKDWEKLTDGEMHFIKNVLAFFAASDGIVLENLALRFLRDVKLPEAKFFYSFQITVENIHSETYSLLIEQYIKNEAEKDRLFRAIDTIDAVRDKAVWAAKWMTNDNSFAERIVAYAAVEGIFFSGSFCAIFWLKKRGLMPGLTFSNELIARDEGLHADFGCFIYKNLKHKLPEDRVQQIIMEAVAVERVFICDSLPCDLIGMNSVVMTQYIEFVADRLLQALGVPPVYKVKNPFDWMDLISVQGKTNFFEKRVGEYQKSGIMANVEEQKFATDADF from the exons ATGGCACGTGATGCTGAGTGCGAGCAACTGAGCAAACGCATGAAGGAactcgaggcggatgagtTCCTTCTGGTGGAAGACGAGACTAGAACG ACTTTGTTTCCTATCCGCTATCCGCAATTCTGGGAATGGTACAAGAAGGCCCAGGCCTCCTTTTGGACGGCAGAGGAGATCGACATGTCGTCAGACATGAAGGATTGGGAAAAGCTGACTGATGGGGAAATGCACTTCATTAAGAATGTTCTTGCGTTCTTTGCTGCCAG TGACGGGATTGTGCTTGAGAACCTTGCGCTGAGGTTCCTCAGGGACGTCAAGCTGCCGGAGGCCAAGTTCTTCTACTCGTTCCAGATTACCGTCGAAAACATCCACTCGGAGACCTACAGTCTGCTGATTGAGCAGTACATCAAAAACGAGGCGGAGAAGGACAGGCTCTTTAGGGCCATAGACACCATCGATGCCGTGCGCGACAAGGCTGTCTGGGCGGCCAAGTGGATGACAAACGACAACTCGTTTGCGGAGCGCATT GTCGCTTATGCCGCCGTTGAAGGTATCTTCTTCTCGGGCAGTTTCTGCGCCATCTTCTGGCTCAAGAAGCGCGGTTTGATGCCGGGGCTGACGTTCAGCAACGAGCTCATCGCAAGGGATGAGGGGCTGCATGCCGACTTCGGATGCTTCATCTACAAAAACCTCAAGCACAAGTTGCCGGAGGACCGCGTTCAGCAGATCATCATGGAAGCCGTCGCCGTTGAACGCGTTTTCATTTGCGACTCGCTGCCATGTGACCTCATCGGAATGAATTCGG TCGTCATGACGCAGTACATCGAGTTCGTCGCCGACAGGCTGCTTCAGGCGCTGGGTGTGCCCCCAGTGTACAAAGTCAAGAACCCGTTCGACTGGATGGACCTGATCTCGGTTCAG GGTAAGACCAACTTCTTCGAGAAGAGGGTCGGCGAGTACCAAAAGTCCGGCATCATGGCGAACGTGGAGGAGCAGAAATTCGCCACCGACGCCGACTTCTGA
- a CDS encoding ELONGATION FACTOR 1-ALPHA (EF-1-ALPHA) protein, putative codes for MPKEKTHINLVVIGHVDSGKSTTTGHLIYKLGGIDKRTIEKFEKESTDMGKGSFKYAWVLDKLKSERERGITIDITLWKFETGKYYYTVIDAPGHRDFIKNMITGTSQADVAMLVVPAEAGGFEAAFSKEGQTREHALLAFTLGVKQIICAINKMDKCDYKEDRYSEIQKEVQGYLKKVGYNIEKVPFVAISGFMGDNMVERSTNMPWYKGKTLVEALDMMEPPKRPVDKPLRLPLQGVYKIGGIGTVPVGRVETGQLKAGMVLTFAPNPITTECKSVEMHHEVIDVASPGDNVGFNVKNVSTSDIRTGHVASDSKNDPAKAAVSFTAQVIILNHPGTIKAGYSPVVDCHTAHISCKFDEITSRMDKRTGKALEENPKTIKNGDAAMVVLKPCKPMVVEAFTEYAPLGRFAVRDMKQTVAVGVIKSVEKKEPGSSAKITKSAQKASKK; via the coding sequence ATGCCGAAGGAGAAGACCCACATTAACTTGGTCGTTATCGGCCACGTCGACAGTGGTAAATCCACCACCACTGGTCACCTGATCTACAAGCTCGGTGGTATTGACAAGCGTACCATTGAGAAGTTCGAGAAGGAGTCTACCGACATGGGTAAGGGTTCCTTCAAGTACGCCTGGGTCTTGGACAAGCTGAAGAGCGAGCGTGAGCGTGGTATCACCATTGACATTACCCTGTGGAAGTTCGAAACTGGCAAGTACTACTACACCGTCATTGACGCCCCCGGTCACCGTGACTTCATTAAGAACATGATTACGGGTACCTCCCAGGCCGATGTTGCTATGCTTGTCGTGCCCGCCGAGGCTGGTGGTTTCGAAGCTGCCTTCTCTAAGGAAGGTCAGACCCGTGAGCACGCTCTTTTGGCCTTCACCCTTGGTGTCAAGCAGATCATTTGCGCCATCAACAAGATGGACAAGTGCGACTACAAGGAGGACCGTTACAGCGAAATCCAGAAGGAAGTTCAGGGTTACCTGAAGAAGGTCGGTTACAACATCGAGAAGGTGCCTTTCGTCGCCATCTCCGGTTTCATGGGTGACAACATGGTTGAGCGCTCCACCAACATGCCGTGGTACAAGGGCAAGACCTTGGTCGAGGCCCTCGACATGATGGAGCCCCCGAAGAGGCCCGTCGACAAGCCCCTGCGTCTTCCCCTCCAGGGTGTGTACAAGATCGGTGGTATCGGTACCGTCCCTGTCGGTCGTGTGGAGACTGGTCAGCTCAAGGCCGGTATGGTCCTCACCTTCGCCCCCAACCCGATCACTACTGAGTGCAAATCCGTCGAAATGCACCACGAAGTTATCGATGTTGCCAGCCCTGGTGACAACGTTGGTTTCAACGTGAAGAACGTGTCCACCTCTGACATCCGCACTGGTCACGTCGCTTCTGACTCCAAGAACGACCCCGCCAAGGCCGCCGTGTCCTTCACCGCCCAGGTCATCATCTTGAACCACCCTGGTACCATCAAGGCCGGTTACTCCCCTGTGGTTGACTGCCACACTGCCCACATCTCGTGCAAATTCGACGAGATCACCAGCCGTATGGACAAGCGTACCGGTAAGGCCCTTGAGGAGAACCCCAAGACCATCAAGAACGGTGACGCCGCTATGGTCGTCCTGAAGCCTTGCAAGCCCATGGTCGTCGAGGCCTTCACTGAATACGCTCCCCTTGGTCGTTTCGCCGTGCGTGACATGAAGCAGACCGTTGCTGTCGGTGTCATCAAGAGCGTCGAGAAGAAGGAGCCTGGTTCCTCTGCCAAGATCACCAAGTCAGCCCAGAAGGCCTCCAAGAAGTAA
- a CDS encoding glutamyl-tRNA synthetase, putative has protein sequence MYHCFVVFTFLVTHLCFNVDAISTARHNSPVSLSRNATVVRNAAFVLSVHKPSSSLRLNALNNVESDNDEDVPDVSAKSVKTKGSLKGVRVRFAPSPTGRLHVGNLRTFIYNYLFARKHSGTLILRIDDTDDAREESGSFETIISDLKWLGFSWDEGPGGNIKTEGYQQSKRQDVYKEVADLLLQTGKAYRCFCTQQEVQNRKKNVKERGIELSYDKQCSHLEAASVNAKLLSGMQYTVRLRNDQFNEDIILLRSNGTATYNFACAVDDHRHDISHVIRGVDHLTNTRWQTSVLHAVGTALPTYIHCALMRNKDLTKLAKRSEDAVKISDLRDLGICKLPIVNYLAMLGTKYSDDPECRDFDQLAQLFDVNLLSTAPISFDMAKLKWLNRNYITGLPYFAFVDQLRTFLSEASDLDLSMPADKFLSLVTAAPPVLKKGVDTMRDFVSLIESSLRYKAPRFVGPDSYGYGGYFLNNESQKFLDTFTEWAQQLVAARWVELNGTNLATGNSDLGQCLYKLMDDMLHSDEFDAIEGHDHLPVVRHAFTGETQGPPLTALIELWRVAEMLSVAGFVPLRERIRRLTQVDSSATDPVAERLFSPGSRNSSAK, from the exons ATGTATCATTGCTTCGTTGTTTTTACCTTCCTAGTTACTCATTTGTGTTTTAACGTGGATGCCATATCTACTGCACGTCATAACTCGCCTGTATCGTTAAGCAGGAATGCCACCGTCGTCCGAAATGCGGCGTTTGTTCTATCTGTCCATAAACCTTCCTCGTCATTGCGTCTCAATGCACTTAACAATGTAGAATCCGACAACGATGAAGACGTTCCAGATGTATCTGCGAAGTCGGTAAAGACTAAAGGCTCGCTAAAGGGTGTCCGTGTCCGCTTTGCGCCATCGCCTACTGGAAGGCTCCATGTTGGCAACCTGAGGACCTTCATCTACAACTACCTCTTCGCGCGCAAACACAGCGGCACGCTAATACTGAGAATTGATGACACGGATGATGCTCGAGAGGAAAGCGGATCTTTCGAAACCATCATTTCAGACCTAAA ATGGTTGGGATTCTCGTGGGATGAGGGCCCAGGAGGCAATATCAAGACGGAAGGGTACCAGCAATCTAAGAGGCAGGATGTTTACAA GGAAGTGGCTgatctgctgctgcagacaGGCAAGGCTTATCGCTGTTTCTGCACGCAGCAAGAGGTACAAAATCGGAAGAAGAAT gtaaaggagcgaggAATAGAACTCAGCTATGATAAGCAGTGTTCACACCTCGAGGCGGCTAGCGTGAACGCAAAACTGCTCAGTGGCATGCAATACACCGTTCGCCTGCG CAACGACCAGTTTAACGAGGACATAATCTTGCTGCGGTCAAATGGCACCGCGACGTACAACTTCGCATGTGCCGTGGACGACCACCGCCACGACATTAGCCACGTTATCCGCGGCGTAGACCATCTGACCAACACGCGATG GCAAACTTCTGTACTGCACGCAGTGGGCACAGCGCTGCCGACTTACATTCATTGCGCGCTGATGCGGAACAAGGACCTCACCAAACTTGCGAAGCGCTCAGAAGACGCAGTCAAAATATCAGACTTGCG CGACCTGGGTATTTGCAAGCTGCCCATTGTGAACTACTTGGCAATGCTGGGCACCAAGTATTCCGACGACCCAGAATGCCGCGATTTCGATCAACTTGCGCAGTTGTTCGACGTAAACCTGTTATCTACGGCGCCAATATCTTTCGACATGGCCAAGCTAAAGTGGCTCAACCGAAACTACATCACCGGCCTGCCCTATTTCGCCTTCGTCGACCAGCTACGTACGTTCCTATCGGAGGCATCGGATCTAGACCTTTCCATGCCAGCTGATAAGTTCCTAAGCCTGGTAACTGCCGCGCCACCCGTGCTGAAGAAGGGCGTCGACACAATGCGGGATTTCGTGTCACTCATCGAGTCGTCGCTGCGTTACAAGGCTCCACGCTTCGTGGGCCCCGACAGCTACG GATACGGAGGGTACTTCCTTAACAACGAATCGCAGAAGTTCCTAGACACGTTCACCGAGTGGGCGCAACAGCTCGTGGCGGCCAGGTGGGTTGAACTGAACGGTACTAACCTCGCAACCGGTAACAGCGACTTGGGGCAATGTCTATACAAGCTAATGGACGATATGCTGCACAGCGACGAATTTGACGCGATCGAAGGCCACGACCACCTGCCGGTGGTCCGGCACGCGTTCACCGGTGAGACGCAGGGGCCGCCACTGACGGCGCTG ATTGAGTTGTGGCGAGTCGCCGAAATGCTGTCAGTCGCGGGTTTCGTGCCGCTGCGGGAGCGGATTCGGCGACTGACTCAGGTGGACTCCTCCGCCACTGACCCAGTGGCCGAACGGCTATTTTCACCCGGATCACGAAATTCCAGTGCGAAATAA
- a CDS encoding cell division control protein 2 , putative — MKRYHKMEKIGEGTYGVVYKAQNSHGDIFALKNIRVEEEDEGIPSTAIREISLLKELHHPNIVWLRDVIHSDKCLTLVFEYLDQDLKKLLDVCDGGLESSTAKSFLYQLLKGVAYCHDHRILHRDLKPQNLLINREGVLKLADFGLARAFAIPVRSYTHEVVTLWYRAPDVLMGSKKYSTEVDIWSVGCIFAEMINGVPLFPGVSEQDQLKRIFKLLGSPDIITWPQVLELPAYNPDFGFFERQPWSAIVPKLSGAGVDLISKMLQLDPFQRISAREALCHEYFNDLPENRGAQP, encoded by the exons ATGAAGCGGTACCACAAGATGGAGAAGATCGGGGAGGGGACGTATGGTGTCGTGTACAAGGCGCAGAACAGCCACGGCGATATCTTTGCGCTGAAGAACATACGAGTCGAAGAGGAGGATGAAGGCATTCCCAGCACCG CGATCCGCGAGATCAGCCTCCTCAAAGAGCTCCACCACCCCAACATCGTGTGGCTCCGCGACGTTATCCACAGCGACAAGTGCCTGACGTTGGTCTTCGAATACCTCGATCAGGACCTTAAGAAACTCCTAGACGTGTGCGATG GCGGACTCGAGTCCTCTACAGCAAAGTCGTTTCTGtaccagctgctgaagggAGTCGCTTACTGCCACGACCATCGCATTTTGCACCGTGACCTAAAACCCCAGAATTTATTAATCAACCGTGAAGGAGTGTTGAAACTGGCGGATTTCGGGCTCGCAAG GGCGTTCGCCATACCGGTGCGCAGCTACACGCACGAAGTTGTGACGTTATGGTATCGCGCCCCCGACGTGCTCATGGGCTCCAAGAAATACTCCACCGAGGTCGACATTTGGAGCGTCGGCTGCATCTTCGCAG AGATGATCAACGGCGTGCCCCTGTTCCCGGGCGTATCCGAGCAGGACCAGCTGAAACGAATATTCAAGCTCCTGGGCTCCCCAGACATCATAACGTGGCCACAGGTGCTTGAACTTCCCGCGTACAATCCGGATTTCGGCTTTTTCGAGCGCCAACCGTGGAGCGCCATT GTCCCCAAGCTGAGTGGCGCCGGTGTGGACCTGATCtccaagatgctgcagctggaccCCTTCCAGCGCATCTCGGCAAGAGAGGCCCTGTGCCACGAGTACTTCAACGATCTACCCGAAAATAGGGGTGCGCAACCATGA
- a CDS encoding DnaJ domain containing protein, putative produces the protein MKNYYAILDIAKTATQKEIRSAYIRKAKLYHPDVNSTPNAAARFKEVQEAYNTLYDREKRQAYDASHAFGSASSAAGSRTASYPGAGGRGSRYHPHHDTSSSFEDQFRAEAEQLRRQWHEMETDKLRRGAEKFKTTFTSDGFPGGVRFIHFFSFTSPYKLRFIFYLLRKIAPLIILPLSFLFFCASEVMSNIARKNAKIHIVYDSYGRAYTYDVHGRRCRLPEFDRRQ, from the exons ATGAAGAATTACTACGCCATACTAG ACATCGCGAAGACAGCGACCCAGAAGGAGATCAGGAGCGCGTACATACGAAAGGCCAAGCTTTACCACCCCGATGTGAACTCCACCCCTAACGCGGCTGCCCGGTTCAAGGAGGTCCAGGAGGCGTACAACACGCTGTACGACCGGGAGAAGAGGCAGGCGTACGACGCATCTCACG CGTTCGGGAGCGCCTCGTCTGCCGCTGGCAGCAGGACCGCGTCGTACCCCGGGGCTGGCGGCCGGGGTTCGCGGTACCACCCTCACCACGACAcatccagcagcttcgAGGACCAGTTCCGCGCGGAGgccgagcagctgcgccgccaGTGGCATGAGATGGAAACCGACAAGCTACGG CGTGGAGCTGAAAAATTCAAGACCACGTTCACCAGCGATGGGTTTCCGGGGGGCGTCCGCTTCATCCACTTCTTCTCCTTTACATCGCCGTATAAGCTGAGGTTCATTTTTTACCTGCTGCGCAAAATCGCACCGCTCATCATCCTTCCGCTGTCTTTCCTGTTTTTCTGCGCGAGCGAGGTCAT GTCCAACATCGCTCGCAAGAACGCGAAAATCCACATTGTATACGACTCCTACG GTCGTGCCTACACATACGACGTCCACGGGCGCCGCTGCAG GCTGCCGGAATTCGACCGGAGGCAGTGA
- a CDS encoding REGULATOR OF CHROMOSOME CONDENSATION, putative encodes MAASSNQPAYIWSKSTAYNAVNQVTVEAQPVITTGQIHRVPAYKDLRTVIYIWGDSPAANPADKSHAKADWEPTIYRQLPDIRIASVSCGPSYMMLLSSCHRLFALGRGDYGQLGLGASLRRVTVPTPISDIPTVTEVVCGEYHCVAIASGGSLFTWGRNDVAGHQEGFTTSSPKELVFMGSKTKCRSVSVNQTLTVCACDAGTSLYHWGFSFSGEKIQRPQLFYTFDQARIRQVALGKSFGLAVSDTGTVYGWGDRTYGELLGLGKKHESSYFMLPTLLKLRHVHSVVSVATGDRHALLLDESGKVWSMGENMYGQCGVPPCHHSSLLQIDFSDSSFPVSKIACGPRHSACINSGNQLFTWGNSAGHKLIFTSSVDMLVQQQRQPGVSAYSGLKNCCSHPQLIYALLHEKVACLGLAAGYTVVVTGEGIVPSEELPPTVVLVPDAEEMPSIEGTPRIRETPTNEEGSGEAYFPIQLFK; translated from the exons ATGGCAGCGTCTTCAAACCAGCCCGCGTACATCTGGAGCAAGTCCACGGCGTACAATGCGGTGAACCAG GTCACAGTCGAGGCGCAACCGGTCATCACTACCGGCCAGA TCCACCGAGTACCGGCTTACAAAGATCTTCGCACGGTCATATACATATGGGGGG ATAGCCCGGCAGCGAACCCTGCCGACAAGTCCCATGCCAAGGCCGATTGGGAGCCGACCATATACCGCCAGTTACCGGACATCCGTATCGCAAGTGTGTCATGTGGGCCGTCGTATATGATGCTCTTGTCGAGCTGCCATCGGCTGTTCGCGTTGGGCCGGGGTGATTACGGGCAGCTCGGTCTTGGCGCCTCGCTACGGCGCGTTACCGTGCCCACGCCAATATCGGACATACCCACAGTTACAGAGGTTGTGTGTGGTGAGTACCATTGCGTGGCCATCGCGTCTGGAGGGAGCCTGTTTACCTGGGGGCGCAACGACGTGGCGGGCCATCAGGAGGGGTTCACCACCAGCAGCCCCAAGGAGCTTGTTTTCATGGGAAGCAAAACAAAGTGCCGGTCGGTGAGCGTGAACCAGACGCTTACAGTTTGTGCGTGCGACGCCGGCACGTCGCTGTACCACTGGGGGTTCTCCTTCTCTGGGGAGAAGATCCAGCGGCCGCAGCTGTTCTACACATTCGACCAAGCGCGCATACGCCAAGTGGCATTGGGAAAGAGCTTCGGCTTGGCGGTGTCAGATACAGGGACCGTGTACGGCTGGGGTGATCGCACATACGGCGAACTACTGGGCCTCGGCAAAAAGCATGAGTCGTCATATTTCATGCTTCCCACACTCCTGAAGCTCCGCCATGTCCACAGCGTCGTCAGCGTTGCAACTGGCGACCGTCATGCACTGCTGCTCGACGAGAGTGGAAAGGTGTGGTCGATGGGAGAAAATATGTATGGACAGTGCGGCGTTCCACCGTGTCACCATTCGTCACTGCTGCAGATCGACTTTTCGGACTCGTCGTTCCCAGTCAGCAAAATCGCATGCGGGCCCAGACACTCGGCGTGTATAAACTCGGGAAACCAGCTCTTTACTTGGGGCAACTCGGCGGGCCACAAGCTCATCTTCACATCATCCGTTGACATGTTGGTACAGCAACAACGCCAGCCGGGAGTGTCGGCGTATTCTGGCCTCAAGAACTGCTGCAGCCACCCGCAGTTGATCTACGCTCTGCTGCACGAGAAGGTGGCGTGCCTGGGACTTGCAGCGGGGTACACGGTCGTCGTTACAGGAGAGGGTATCGTCCCCAGTGAGGAACTGCCCCCGACGGTTGTCCTAGTTCCTGACGCAGAAGAAATGCCGAGCATTGAAGGCACGCCCCGTATTAGAGAAACTCCAACTAACGAAGAAGGTTCCGGTGAGGCGTACTTCCCGATACAGCTGTTCAAGTGA